The Medicago truncatula cultivar Jemalong A17 chromosome 4, MtrunA17r5.0-ANR, whole genome shotgun sequence genome includes a region encoding these proteins:
- the LOC112420752 gene encoding uncharacterized protein produces MCIGNETLSSTFLCCNIHALTEEIRSAYDVSASTPSLDRYIRWNNNNHHCTILNVDGSCNGAPIQTGFGGTLRTHAGRFISGFSGRIHHSKDILFAELTALYQGLLLATNLNYNELACYSDSMLTVNLINDELNPYHVYAVLIQNIKDLISARNFSLHHSLREGNQCADFMAKIGASNDVDLLIHSHPPDGLYPLLQSDELGTLFLRC; encoded by the coding sequence ATGTGTATTGGGAATGAAACATTATCTTCAACTTTTCTTTGCTGCAATATTCATGCTCTAACTGAAGAAATCAGGTCAGCCTATGATGTCAGCGCATCAACACCTTCTTTGGACAGATACATTCGATGgaataacaataatcatcattGTACTATTTTGAACGTTGACGGTAGCTGTAATGGAGCGCCCATCCAAACTGGTTTCGGTGGTACACTTAGAACACATGCAGGACGCTTCATTTCTGGTTTTTCAGGGCGCATTCACCACTCCAAAGACATCCTTTTTGCGGAGCTCACAGCTCTCTATCAAGGTTTGCTTCTAGCAACCAATCTTAATTACAACGAGTTGGCATGCTACTCAGATTCTATGCTTACGGTTAATCTCATCAACGATGAATTGAACCCATATCATGTCTATGCTGTGCTCATTCAGAACATCAAAGACCTCATTAGTGCACGTAATTTCTCTCTTCATCATTCACTAAGAGAAGGAAACCAGTGTGCAGATTTCATGGCCAAGATCGGAGCTTCCAATGATGTTGATTTGCTAATTCACTCCCACCCTCCAGACGGGCTCTACCCTTTGTTGCAGTCGGATGAATTAGGAACGCTCTTTTTGAGgtgttag